In Bacillus kexueae, the following proteins share a genomic window:
- a CDS encoding ribosomal-processing cysteine protease Prp has translation MIKVHVNRLNNGTIHSFKMTGHAYYDDPGKDIVCAGASASSIGAVNALEELIGVIPIIEMGDKGYLYVELPADLSTDQYEKAQLLLEGMLVTLKSIERDYGQYIRIYDKRS, from the coding sequence ATGATTAAAGTTCATGTTAACCGTTTGAACAACGGGACGATTCACTCATTTAAGATGACAGGACACGCGTACTATGACGATCCTGGAAAGGATATCGTATGTGCAGGAGCATCTGCTTCTTCTATCGGTGCTGTCAACGCACTTGAAGAATTAATAGGTGTCATTCCGATCATTGAGATGGGTGATAAAGGATATTTATATGTGGAACTTCCGGCTGATTTATCAACTGATCAGTATGAGAAGGCTCAATTATTGTTAGAAGGTATGCTCGTTACGCTGAAAAGCATTGAACGAGATTACGGACAGTATATTCGTATATACGACAAAAGATCATAG
- a CDS encoding Spo0B C-terminal domain-containing protein, whose translation MKKYEDSWSIVELLSHSRHDWMNKLQLLKGNLALKKYERAKEIIDEIVMEAQHESKLCNLHMKRFAEYILTHNWRNPVFPVEFVVLGEAMRLTNLDDQITNWTEVFFNRIEKAVEPNHEHEMIITIETDRKEDIRFVFQFHGILHDRGELLSFLNEKTNMPLNVHVIKNESSEITVHVTINLDEVCIQ comes from the coding sequence GTGAAAAAGTATGAAGATTCATGGAGTATTGTTGAATTGTTAAGCCACTCCAGACATGATTGGATGAATAAGCTTCAGCTTTTAAAAGGGAATTTAGCTTTAAAAAAATACGAACGTGCAAAAGAGATAATCGATGAAATTGTGATGGAAGCTCAACACGAATCAAAATTATGTAATTTACATATGAAGCGGTTTGCGGAATATATTTTAACGCATAATTGGAGGAATCCAGTATTCCCTGTTGAGTTTGTTGTCCTTGGGGAGGCGATGCGTCTAACCAACTTAGACGATCAAATCACGAATTGGACAGAAGTCTTTTTTAATCGAATTGAAAAAGCAGTTGAACCGAATCATGAGCATGAAATGATCATTACAATTGAAACCGATCGTAAAGAGGACATTCGGTTTGTGTTTCAATTTCATGGCATACTACATGATAGAGGGGAATTACTATCTTTTTTAAATGAAAAAACGAATATGCCATTAAATGTACATGTAATAAAAAATGAGTCGTCAGAGATTACGGTTCATGTCACCATAAATTTAGACGAAGTATGCATTCAGTAG
- the obgE gene encoding GTPase ObgE — protein sequence MFVDQVKIYVKGGDGGNGMVAFRREKYVPKGGPAGGDGGKGADVVFEVDEGLRTLMDFRYQRHFKAPRGENGMSKNQHGKNATPLVVKVPPGTVVMDEDTQEVIADLTEHGQRAVIAKGGRGGRGNTRFATPANPAPELCEKGEPGEERNVILELKLLADVGLVGFPSVGKSTLLSVVSSAKPKIAAYHFTTIVPNLGMVETDDGRSFVMADLPGLIQGAHEGVGLGHQFLRHIERTRVIVHVVDMSGMEGCDPYEDYVTINDELKQYNLRLTERPQIVVANKMDMPEAEENLQQFKEKVGDDIKIIPISAFTRQGIRDLLFEVADLLEETPEFPLYEVEEEPSVHRVVYKFEKEDDGFTITRDSDGAFVLSGKRIEKLFKMTDFTRDETVRRFARQLRGMGVDDALREKGAQDGDIVRILEFEFEFIE from the coding sequence ATGTTTGTCGATCAAGTCAAGATATATGTTAAAGGAGGAGACGGAGGGAACGGAATGGTCGCCTTCCGTCGTGAGAAATACGTGCCGAAAGGTGGACCAGCTGGAGGTGATGGAGGGAAAGGTGCCGACGTCGTCTTCGAAGTCGATGAAGGATTACGTACGTTAATGGATTTCCGTTACCAACGACATTTCAAAGCGCCGCGTGGAGAGAATGGAATGTCCAAAAACCAGCATGGAAAAAACGCGACGCCTCTCGTTGTTAAAGTTCCACCTGGAACGGTTGTAATGGATGAAGATACGCAAGAAGTAATCGCGGATTTAACTGAGCATGGACAACGTGCGGTCATTGCTAAAGGTGGTAGAGGGGGAAGAGGAAATACTCGCTTTGCAACACCAGCAAATCCAGCTCCAGAGCTATGTGAAAAAGGTGAGCCAGGTGAGGAGCGAAACGTTATATTAGAATTGAAACTACTGGCTGATGTTGGTTTAGTCGGGTTCCCAAGTGTCGGAAAATCCACGTTATTGTCCGTCGTTTCAAGTGCGAAACCAAAGATTGCTGCTTATCATTTTACGACGATTGTTCCGAACTTAGGTATGGTTGAGACAGATGACGGAAGAAGCTTTGTTATGGCTGATTTACCAGGTCTTATTCAAGGAGCTCATGAAGGAGTAGGTCTAGGTCATCAGTTTTTAAGACATATTGAGCGTACAAGAGTTATCGTTCATGTCGTTGATATGTCAGGCATGGAAGGTTGCGATCCATACGAAGATTACGTGACAATTAATGATGAGTTAAAACAATATAACTTACGTTTAACAGAACGTCCACAAATTGTAGTAGCGAACAAAATGGATATGCCTGAAGCAGAAGAGAATCTTCAACAATTTAAAGAAAAGGTTGGAGATGACATTAAGATTATTCCAATTTCTGCTTTCACCCGCCAAGGCATTCGTGACTTATTATTTGAAGTGGCTGACTTACTGGAAGAAACACCAGAATTCCCACTTTATGAAGTGGAAGAAGAGCCGTCTGTTCACCGTGTTGTATATAAATTTGAGAAAGAAGACGATGGCTTTACGATTACGCGTGATAGTGATGGTGCGTTCGTTTTATCTGGAAAACGAATTGAAAAGTTATTCAAGATGACAGACTTTACGCGTGATGAAACCGTTCGACGTTTTGCTCGCCAATTGCGTGGAATGGGTGTAGACGATGCTTTACGTGAAAAAGGAGCACAAGACGGGGACATCGTTCGAATTCTCGAATTTGAATTTGAATTTATTGAATAG
- a CDS encoding ACT domain-containing protein: MKDEVFYLVREDVLPEAMRKTLEVKQMLERGKASSVQEAVQRVDMSRSAFYKYRDAIFPFHTVVKEKIITLFFHLEDRAGTLSNLLQLVAESGCNVLTIHQTIPLQGRANVTLSLNTNGMKDDINDLLTNLRKLEFVEKVELLSSGA; this comes from the coding sequence ATGAAGGATGAAGTTTTCTATTTAGTTCGAGAAGACGTACTTCCTGAAGCAATGCGGAAAACGTTAGAAGTAAAACAAATGCTCGAGCGCGGTAAGGCAAGTTCCGTACAAGAGGCCGTACAGCGAGTGGATATGAGTAGAAGTGCGTTTTATAAATATCGAGATGCTATCTTTCCTTTTCATACTGTCGTTAAAGAAAAAATCATCACGTTATTTTTTCATCTGGAGGACAGAGCTGGAACGTTATCGAATCTTTTGCAATTAGTAGCAGAATCAGGCTGCAATGTGTTAACGATTCACCAAACCATTCCGTTACAAGGTAGAGCCAATGTAACATTATCTCTAAATACGAACGGAATGAAAGATGACATCAACGATTTATTGACTAACTTGAGAAAACTAGAGTTTGTAGAAAAAGTTGAACTATTAAGTTCAGGAGCATAG
- the rpmA gene encoding 50S ribosomal protein L27 encodes MLRLDLQFFASKKGVGSTKNGRDSIAKRLGAKRADGQFVTGGSILYRQRGTKIYPGVNVGRGGDDTLYAKVDGIVRFERYGRDKKKVSVYPVAKEA; translated from the coding sequence ATGCTAAGACTAGATCTTCAATTTTTCGCGTCTAAAAAAGGTGTAGGTTCTACGAAAAACGGTCGTGACTCTATCGCAAAGCGCCTTGGTGCTAAGCGTGCAGATGGCCAATTCGTAACTGGTGGTTCTATCCTTTACCGTCAACGTGGTACGAAAATCTATCCAGGTGTAAACGTTGGTCGTGGTGGCGACGATACGTTATACGCTAAAGTAGACGGTATCGTACGTTTCGAGCGCTATGGTCGTGACAAGAAAAAAGTTAGCGTATATCCAGTAGCGAAAGAAGCTTAA
- the rplU gene encoding 50S ribosomal protein L21, which produces MYAIIETGGKQIKVEEGQAIYVEKLNAQEGETVTFDKVLFVGGDDVKVGSPTVAGATVTAKVEKQGRAKKIIVFKYKAKKNQRKKQGHRQPYTKVVIEKINA; this is translated from the coding sequence ATGTACGCAATTATCGAAACTGGTGGAAAGCAAATCAAAGTTGAAGAAGGACAAGCGATTTACGTTGAAAAGTTAAACGCTCAAGAAGGCGAAACTGTAACGTTCGACAAAGTTCTTTTCGTAGGCGGAGACGACGTGAAAGTTGGTAGCCCAACTGTTGCAGGTGCGACTGTTACAGCGAAAGTTGAAAAGCAAGGTCGTGCGAAAAAGATCATCGTTTTCAAATACAAAGCGAAAAAGAACCAACGTAAAAAGCAAGGTCATCGTCAGCCATACACTAAAGTTGTGATTGAAAAAATCAACGCGTAA
- a CDS encoding transcription repressor NadR has product MNQSKILGEKRRELILKWLQEEGKPLTGGWLSSKTNVSRQVIVQDISLLKARGIPIVATSQGYVYMDEMSKKPNQKERLVVCKHGPEKAEEELQLIVDFGVTVKDVIVEHPVYGDLTASIMVSNRKEVHDFLKKIRDTNASFLSELSDGVHIHTLVAQNEEILDEVCEKLADAGILFNE; this is encoded by the coding sequence ATGAATCAATCAAAAATTCTAGGAGAAAAACGGCGGGAGCTCATTTTAAAATGGTTACAAGAGGAAGGAAAACCATTAACAGGGGGATGGCTCTCTTCCAAAACAAACGTAAGCCGTCAAGTCATCGTACAAGATATTTCATTATTGAAAGCTCGGGGAATTCCGATAGTCGCTACAAGTCAAGGATACGTTTATATGGATGAAATGTCGAAAAAGCCCAATCAAAAAGAACGGTTAGTCGTATGTAAACACGGTCCAGAGAAAGCGGAAGAAGAACTACAATTAATCGTCGATTTTGGCGTGACGGTAAAGGATGTCATTGTAGAACACCCTGTGTACGGTGATCTAACTGCCTCCATCATGGTCAGTAACCGAAAAGAGGTGCATGACTTCCTCAAAAAAATAAGGGATACAAATGCGTCCTTTTTATCTGAATTATCGGATGGTGTTCATATTCATACACTCGTTGCTCAAAATGAGGAAATCTTAGATGAAGTTTGTGAAAAACTTGCTGATGCTGGTATTCTTTTCAACGAATAA
- the pheA gene encoding prephenate dehydratase: MKVSYLGPKATFTHLAVTSFFSPEVECIPYPTIPSNMDAVENGDVDLAIVPIENALEGSVNLTVDYLIHEKPLFIVGEIIAPIEQHLMVHPTRKDEWEKIERIYSHSHAIAQCHQFLHRVFPNAAYDYATSTGAAAKHIHDHPEDNMAVIANELAAKEYHLHIVKRNIHDYHHNHTRFILLYPKQEFSVPCMKEIEKTGDKTTLVITLPSNHAGSLHQVLSAFSWRKLNMSKIESRPMKTGLGEYLFIIDIEEKMDDVLIPGAIAELEALGCSVKVLGSYPSYQLHETTQKL; the protein is encoded by the coding sequence ATGAAGGTTAGTTACCTAGGGCCGAAAGCGACGTTTACTCACTTGGCTGTGACAAGCTTTTTTAGTCCAGAAGTTGAATGCATTCCTTACCCAACGATTCCTAGCAATATGGATGCAGTAGAAAATGGAGACGTGGATTTAGCAATTGTTCCAATTGAGAATGCATTAGAGGGTTCCGTCAACTTAACGGTCGATTATTTAATTCATGAAAAGCCACTGTTTATTGTAGGGGAAATTATCGCGCCAATTGAACAGCATTTAATGGTTCATCCAACTCGAAAGGATGAGTGGGAAAAAATCGAGCGAATCTATTCGCATTCCCATGCAATTGCCCAATGTCATCAATTTCTTCATCGCGTATTCCCCAATGCAGCATACGACTATGCTACTTCGACAGGAGCAGCTGCAAAACATATTCATGACCATCCTGAGGATAATATGGCGGTAATTGCTAATGAACTTGCGGCAAAAGAGTACCATTTACATATTGTCAAACGAAACATTCATGATTACCACCATAACCATACGCGGTTTATATTGTTATATCCGAAGCAGGAATTTAGTGTACCTTGTATGAAGGAGATTGAGAAAACGGGTGATAAAACGACGTTGGTCATCACCTTACCGTCCAATCATGCGGGTTCACTACATCAAGTGCTTTCTGCTTTCTCATGGAGAAAACTAAACATGTCTAAAATCGAATCCCGTCCAATGAAAACGGGATTAGGTGAGTATCTATTCATCATCGACATCGAAGAAAAGATGGATGATGTATTGATACCTGGTGCAATTGCGGAACTTGAGGCGTTAGGGTGTTCCGTAAAAGTGCTAGGGAGCTACCCTTCATATCAACTACATGAAACGACTCAAAAATTATAG